From a region of the Methanoculleus receptaculi genome:
- a CDS encoding 50S ribosomal protein L11 — translation MAETVEVLVPGGKATAGPPLGPALGPLGINVKAVVDEINRKTAEFNGMQVPVTVTVDDKRNFTIEVGIPPTAALIKKEAGIEKGSAEPGALVAGDIPLEAVVRIARMKFDGMLSYDLKSAVKEVAGTCMSVGVNIEGKKPRDMIQAINNGEYDDVLVA, via the coding sequence ATGGCAGAAACGGTCGAGGTATTGGTACCCGGCGGCAAGGCAACTGCAGGCCCGCCTCTCGGGCCCGCGCTCGGTCCTCTCGGTATCAACGTGAAGGCTGTCGTCGACGAGATCAACAGAAAGACGGCCGAATTCAACGGCATGCAGGTGCCGGTGACGGTTACGGTTGACGATAAGCGGAACTTCACGATCGAGGTGGGTATTCCGCCCACCGCGGCGCTCATCAAGAAAGAGGCCGGTATCGAGAAGGGTTCGGCTGAGCCGGGTGCTCTGGTGGCGGGAGATATACCGCTGGAGGCCGTCGTCCGTATTGCCCGTATGAAGTTTGATGGTATGCTCTCGTACGACCTGAAGTCGGCGGTCAAAGAGGTCGCCGGAACGTGTATGAGTGTGGGTGTCAACATCGAGGGGAAGAAACCCCGCGATATGATCCAGGCCATCAATAACGGGGAGTACGACGACGTACTCGTCGCATAG
- a CDS encoding 50S ribosomal protein L1, which translates to MVDITSIQKAVKTALEKAPERKFRESVDLTVNLRNIDMSQPKNRIDETVHLPHGFDNVKIAVLGKGDIVTQAKEANVDLILGPEDIERLGGEPREARKIADEYRFFLAETAMMPLVGRYLGVRLGPRGRMPIPISQGTDIRPIVQRLRNSVKIRTKDKKVFHTKVGTTAMDPAEIAENIDTILRRVESVLESGAMNIHSVYVKTTMGPAVRVI; encoded by the coding sequence ATGGTTGACATAACCAGTATACAGAAAGCCGTGAAAACGGCACTTGAGAAGGCTCCGGAACGGAAGTTCAGGGAGAGCGTGGATCTCACAGTCAACCTCAGGAATATCGATATGTCTCAGCCAAAGAACCGTATCGACGAGACGGTTCATCTCCCGCACGGTTTTGACAACGTCAAGATTGCTGTTCTCGGGAAGGGGGATATCGTTACGCAGGCTAAAGAGGCAAATGTCGACCTCATCCTGGGTCCTGAGGATATCGAACGGCTCGGTGGCGAACCACGGGAGGCTCGGAAGATCGCGGATGAATATCGGTTCTTCCTGGCTGAGACGGCAATGATGCCTCTTGTTGGCCGCTATCTCGGTGTCCGGCTGGGTCCGCGTGGAAGGATGCCGATTCCGATCTCGCAGGGAACCGATATCCGGCCCATCGTTCAGCGGCTTAGGAACTCCGTGAAGATCCGGACAAAGGACAAGAAGGTCTTCCACACCAAGGTCGGGACCACCGCGATGGATCCTGCGGAGATCGCCGAGAACATCGATACAATTCTCCGGCGGGTTGAGTCCGTCCTGGAGAGTGGAGCGATGAATATTCATTCGGTCTACGTGAAGACGACGATGGGGCCGGCAGTGAGGGTGATCTGA
- a CDS encoding 50S ribosomal protein L10: protein MALYTHHLPRWKRDEVEEIKRGIQEHPVVGIVNMHGIPASQVQDIRRNLRGTARVKMSRNTLIERALNELGGSVADLKEHFEGQSALIFTNENPFRLFKLLEQTKTKMAAKPGEIAPEDIVVPKGPTTFKPGPIVGEFQQVGIPAVIEGGKVKIRETKTVVKKGEVINRKVAGVLSKLGIKPMDVGLALQAAYYRGSVFTPEMLAIDEEACAKKIAFAASQAFNLSVNAAIPTRLTIGAIIGRAVSEARNVGVEAGVYEKDIIDLIIGRARREMLAVALAAQARGFDLDEETLKAATAAAPAVSAAVPAAVAAPAAEEEETEEEKKEEDEESGLAGLGALFG from the coding sequence ATGGCACTCTATACGCACCATCTGCCCCGATGGAAGAGGGATGAAGTAGAGGAGATCAAGCGCGGCATCCAGGAGCACCCGGTCGTCGGTATCGTGAATATGCACGGTATCCCCGCCTCGCAGGTGCAGGATATCCGGCGGAACCTCCGCGGCACAGCGAGGGTGAAGATGTCCCGCAACACGCTCATCGAGCGTGCCTTGAACGAGCTCGGCGGTAGCGTTGCAGACTTAAAAGAGCATTTTGAAGGCCAGAGTGCACTGATCTTCACAAACGAGAATCCTTTCAGGCTCTTTAAACTGCTTGAGCAGACCAAGACGAAGATGGCCGCTAAGCCCGGCGAGATTGCGCCCGAGGATATCGTTGTCCCGAAGGGCCCGACCACTTTCAAGCCAGGCCCTATCGTTGGCGAGTTCCAGCAGGTGGGCATACCCGCGGTCATTGAGGGTGGCAAGGTCAAGATTCGCGAGACAAAGACGGTCGTGAAGAAGGGCGAGGTCATCAACCGGAAGGTCGCTGGGGTGCTCTCGAAACTCGGGATCAAGCCGATGGATGTCGGGCTTGCCCTTCAGGCTGCGTACTACCGCGGCAGTGTCTTCACGCCGGAGATGCTTGCAATCGATGAGGAGGCCTGCGCGAAGAAGATCGCGTTCGCGGCCAGCCAGGCGTTCAACCTCTCGGTCAACGCTGCTATCCCGACCAGGCTTACCATCGGGGCCATCATTGGCAGGGCGGTAAGTGAGGCGCGGAACGTTGGTGTTGAGGCGGGCGTCTACGAGAAGGATATCATCGACCTGATCATCGGGCGTGCCAGGCGCGAGATGCTGGCTGTGGCGCTCGCGGCGCAGGCCAGGGGGTTCGACCTTGATGAGGAGACCCTGAAGGCGGCAACGGCCGCCGCACCTGCCGTGTCCGCCGCGGTTCCGGCTGCTGTTGCAGCACCCGCCGCAGAGGAAGAGGAGACGGAAGAGGAGAAGAAGGAGGAGGACGAGGAGAGCGGTCTTGCCGGTCTCGGTGCCCTCTTCGGCTGA
- the rpl12p gene encoding 50S ribosomal protein P1, whose protein sequence is MEYIYAALLLHNAGKEITEENVTAVLKSAGVEVQDARVKALVAALEDVNIEEAINRAALAPVAAAAPAAAAAPAAAAAPAAEEEETEEEKKEEDEESGLAGLGALFG, encoded by the coding sequence ATGGAGTATATCTACGCTGCACTGCTCCTGCACAACGCAGGCAAGGAAATTACTGAAGAGAATGTGACTGCTGTCTTAAAATCTGCCGGTGTCGAGGTTCAGGACGCCCGCGTGAAGGCGCTCGTCGCCGCACTTGAGGATGTGAACATCGAGGAGGCCATCAACAGGGCCGCCCTCGCACCTGTCGCTGCTGCTGCACCCGCTGCCGCCGCGGCTCCGGCTGCTGCTGCAGCACCCGCCGCAGAGGAAGAGGAGACGGAAGAGGAGAAGAAGGAAGAGGACGAAGAGAGCGGTCTTGCCGGTCTCGGTGCCCTCTTCGGCTAA
- the hypF gene encoding carbamoyltransferase HypF yields the protein MRRSGTIIIRGIVQGVGFRPFVYAKAREFGITGTVKNLGSEVEIHASGERFEEFLEAVSRGTPLSRIDSVNVYNLRDGQETAGFTILESGRGSLTGFIPADVAICDECIADIFTPGSRYEGYWATSCVNCGPRYSIITDVPYDRERTSMADFPLCPACQSEYSDPSSRRHHAQTIACAACGPRLSLLKADGIPLAVDDPIREAAALLDEGSIVAIRGIGGFHIACIEEAAEELKHRLGRTEQPLAVMAEPEEVERIAVVSADDRRILHSRERPIVVLEKRDPESHRTISGLHTIGCMLPYTGLHYLLFAHLDHPLLVMTSANLPGYPMITDLESALERLPRQVDCILTHNRRIVNRCDDSVVRDGCIIRLSRGLAPKRQAIDLGDACILGVGPELNSNISVYKNGFCITSPHVGNVRNPQTLAYLTETVEKIGKLTDARYDLVVHDLHPQFLSTRYAGEVAEATGAELLAVQHHRAHIAAATREECVGIAIDGLGYGDDGTVWGGEVFAGEVPHLERVAHLEVVPMPGGDLATRFPERMLYGILPTAEIRGLLASRGWSDMELAVLAKQVERGLNVAATSSTGRVLDAASALLGICRERTYDGEPAMKLESEAYRGRASAWEIEFRREDGCEVLSTRSLLAEAYRRMVAGERVADIAASIQFNLARGMTTMAVRAAEERGIPRVVLSGGVAYNRAIRETIRAEVLATGLEFIVNRDYPLGDGCISFGQVVYGGSMRRE from the coding sequence ATGCGCAGAAGTGGCACAATCATCATCCGGGGCATCGTTCAGGGAGTCGGGTTTCGTCCTTTTGTCTATGCCAAAGCCCGGGAATTCGGGATCACGGGCACTGTCAAAAACCTGGGGAGCGAGGTGGAGATCCATGCGTCCGGAGAGCGTTTCGAGGAGTTTCTGGAGGCTGTTTCCAGGGGTACACCCTTATCCCGCATAGATTCTGTAAATGTTTATAATCTGCGCGATGGGCAGGAGACGGCGGGGTTTACCATCCTCGAGAGCGGCAGGGGTAGTCTCACGGGATTCATCCCGGCCGATGTCGCCATCTGTGATGAATGTATCGCAGATATATTCACGCCCGGCAGCCGGTATGAGGGTTACTGGGCCACATCATGTGTCAACTGCGGCCCCCGTTACAGCATAATCACCGACGTCCCGTACGACCGGGAACGGACATCGATGGCAGATTTCCCGCTCTGCCCCGCCTGCCAGAGCGAGTACTCCGACCCATCATCTCGCCGCCACCACGCCCAGACGATTGCGTGTGCGGCCTGCGGGCCGCGTCTGAGTCTTCTAAAGGCCGACGGGATACCGCTGGCTGTGGACGATCCCATCCGGGAGGCCGCCGCCCTGCTCGACGAGGGTTCGATCGTTGCCATCCGCGGGATCGGAGGGTTCCACATAGCCTGTATCGAGGAGGCGGCTGAAGAACTCAAACACCGACTGGGGCGGACGGAGCAGCCGCTCGCGGTTATGGCTGAACCGGAAGAGGTGGAGCGGATCGCGGTCGTCTCTGCTGATGATCGGCGGATCCTGCACTCACGGGAGAGACCGATCGTGGTGCTCGAGAAGCGTGATCCGGAGTCGCACCGGACAATCTCAGGGCTTCATACCATAGGCTGTATGCTCCCCTACACCGGGCTGCACTATCTCCTCTTTGCGCACCTTGACCATCCCCTGCTGGTGATGACAAGCGCAAACCTACCGGGCTACCCGATGATAACGGATCTCGAGAGCGCCCTGGAACGCCTGCCGCGGCAGGTGGACTGCATACTCACGCACAACCGCCGGATCGTCAACCGCTGCGACGATTCGGTCGTGAGAGACGGCTGCATCATCCGCCTCTCCCGCGGTCTTGCGCCTAAACGGCAGGCCATAGATCTCGGCGATGCGTGCATCCTGGGCGTTGGCCCGGAACTGAACTCGAACATATCGGTCTACAAAAACGGGTTCTGCATAACGTCTCCGCACGTGGGGAATGTCAGGAACCCCCAGACTCTGGCCTACCTTACGGAGACGGTGGAGAAGATCGGAAAACTCACCGACGCAAGATACGATCTGGTCGTCCACGACCTTCACCCGCAGTTCCTCTCGACCCGTTATGCCGGGGAGGTTGCCGAAGCAACCGGGGCGGAACTCCTTGCCGTCCAGCACCACCGGGCGCATATCGCCGCCGCCACACGGGAGGAGTGTGTGGGGATCGCCATAGACGGTCTCGGATACGGCGATGACGGGACGGTCTGGGGCGGGGAGGTCTTTGCGGGAGAGGTTCCGCACCTTGAGAGGGTCGCTCACCTGGAGGTTGTTCCGATGCCCGGCGGCGATCTCGCCACCCGGTTCCCGGAACGGATGCTCTACGGCATCCTGCCAACGGCGGAGATCCGCGGCCTGCTCGCTTCGCGGGGCTGGAGCGATATGGAGCTCGCCGTCCTTGCAAAGCAGGTGGAGCGGGGGTTGAACGTCGCCGCGACATCGAGCACCGGCCGCGTCCTGGACGCGGCATCGGCACTGCTCGGGATCTGCCGGGAGCGGACATACGATGGTGAACCGGCAATGAAACTCGAGTCGGAGGCATACAGGGGCAGGGCTTCGGCCTGGGAGATCGAGTTCCGGCGCGAAGACGGCTGCGAGGTTCTATCGACCCGGTCTCTCCTGGCGGAGGCGTACAGGCGTATGGTTGCGGGAGAGAGGGTGGCCGATATCGCGGCGTCCATCCAGTTCAACCTGGCGCGTGGGATGACCACTATGGCAGTCCGGGCGGCAGAGGAGCGCGGGATCCCGCGGGTGGTGCTCTCGGGCGGCGTGGCCTACAACCGGGCGATCCGGGAGACGATCCGGGCCGAGGTGCTGGCCACCGGGCTCGAGTTCATCGTCAACCGGGACTACCCCCTTGGCGACGGGTGCATCAGCTTCGGGCAGGTAGTCTACGGGGGGAGCATGCGGCGGGAGTGA
- a CDS encoding ArsR family transcriptional regulator, translated as MTGHIKILNDPVELVPLLITFNNAEYKKIYDLLNKAWMTEEDLAEYVGKSTVAECLAILKKGNLIEEQWRMPKPGEKPTKEYRATYSKFRASFQCSMGDIGDLLHIAISNDESLRSIVDAVQQEIMTGTTSIGDISRKYGVSPIFIRGLAKRIPGLDVRGQGMVLLDRTQ; from the coding sequence GTGACGGGACATATCAAAATTCTTAACGATCCAGTGGAACTGGTTCCTCTTCTCATAACGTTCAATAATGCAGAATATAAAAAGATCTACGATCTCTTAAATAAGGCATGGATGACCGAGGAGGACCTCGCGGAGTACGTGGGGAAGTCCACGGTTGCCGAGTGTCTTGCGATCCTCAAGAAGGGCAACCTTATCGAGGAGCAATGGCGGATGCCGAAACCCGGCGAGAAACCCACGAAAGAGTACCGGGCAACATACAGCAAGTTCCGGGCCAGTTTTCAGTGTTCCATGGGTGATATAGGGGATCTGCTTCATATCGCCATATCAAACGACGAGAGTCTCCGTTCCATAGTCGATGCGGTTCAACAGGAGATCATGACCGGAACAACCTCTATCGGTGATATATCCCGCAAATACGGGGTCAGCCCGATCTTCATAAGGGGGCTTGCAAAGAGGATCCCCGGTCTCGATGTGAGAGGGCAGGGGATGGTTTTGCTTGACCGAACCCAGTGA
- a CDS encoding DUF7839 domain-containing protein codes for MTEPSEDPLYIILRSKREATRFQILVEIAEHQPAVRQQEIAGKLGVTPQAVSEYIRELVDEGLVTTHGRGRYEVTKSGVEWVLRHAEALESYARHITRDIIQQVAVWTAIAEDDIREGDTVGVFMQKGWLYATEREQSAMGVATMDAMAGEDLGVARLNGIIEHKEGAVHVCKVPRVEHGGSRMVDLDLLRDVVRDAEAVAAVGLESYVALKKAGIEPDMFFGAREGVIEAAFHGLECAILIVDEEFTDFLKRLETVGLAYTIHDLIPS; via the coding sequence TTGACCGAACCCAGTGAGGACCCGCTCTACATCATCCTGCGCAGCAAGCGAGAGGCAACCCGGTTTCAGATCCTGGTCGAGATCGCCGAACACCAGCCAGCCGTCCGCCAGCAGGAGATCGCCGGGAAACTCGGGGTGACCCCCCAGGCGGTCTCGGAGTACATCCGGGAACTGGTGGATGAGGGGCTTGTCACCACTCACGGCCGGGGCCGGTATGAGGTCACGAAGAGCGGTGTCGAGTGGGTGCTCCGGCATGCCGAGGCGCTCGAGTCGTATGCCCGCCACATCACCCGCGACATCATCCAGCAGGTGGCGGTCTGGACGGCCATCGCTGAGGACGATATCCGGGAGGGGGATACTGTCGGCGTCTTCATGCAGAAAGGCTGGCTGTATGCGACAGAGAGGGAGCAGAGCGCCATGGGTGTTGCGACGATGGACGCCATGGCCGGTGAAGACCTCGGTGTCGCCCGGTTGAATGGCATCATCGAGCATAAGGAGGGGGCCGTCCACGTCTGCAAGGTCCCGCGGGTGGAGCATGGCGGGTCACGCATGGTCGACCTGGATCTCCTCAGGGATGTCGTCCGGGATGCTGAGGCTGTGGCCGCCGTAGGGCTTGAGTCGTATGTGGCCCTTAAAAAGGCGGGTATCGAACCGGATATGTTCTTTGGTGCCCGGGAAGGTGTCATCGAGGCGGCGTTTCACGGCCTTGAGTGTGCGATACTTATCGTCGATGAAGAGTTTACCGATTTTCTCAAACGGCTTGAGACGGTGGGGCTCGCCTACACAATCCATGACCTGATACCGTCATGA
- a CDS encoding DEAD/DEAH box helicase — translation MKVIIQPQKSAYKLLFVEGDRVEGTGFVTLTATQKGQRPKNFKMRRRGSRHPAPVPTRDLITMLRRSSVALAAESPEFESFLADLQIPFSRIDICRFCQIEDRFVPVDKATGVRCGGEWICMECAKREMRRELGYMGRFGGSVLIHLEKLLAQVRDLDRVLASVGPERPDRRRTLFDRLEAHEIEKTLHITDLSLPPAFVKAAGVDYLMPVQHLAVQSGLLEGQHLLVVSATASGKTFIGEMAGMKNFLEGRGRMLFLVPLVALANQKYQRFRDRYGHLVRVALQVGVSRLNLPETRPAGDRDVNAPVVVGTYEGIDHLLRTGKTLKDIGTVVIDEVQMLEDAERGHRLDGLIARLKYIAPDAQFLYLSATIGAPGLLAEKLGANLVRYAERPVPLERHLIFIEREKKIAFIKQMVAEEYRMRSSKGYRGQTIVFTNSRARCHVIADALGKMAVPYHAGLSAQERREVERRFSNGEVAAVVTTAALAAGVDFPASQVIFDALAMGIQWLTVQEFHQMMGRAGRPDFHDLGRVVILAEPGGSYSRTSGKTEEEVAIALLRGEMEEVAPEYDLEQSTEEFVANAVVCDGDEQQIIRMNRMMVGTLEPALPTLLDYGLVRRRGGRIELTDMARVMAEHFIGAERLIQIRDLVRRADDAAWIVAELECAVDEER, via the coding sequence ATGAAGGTCATCATCCAGCCGCAGAAAAGCGCGTACAAACTGCTTTTTGTCGAGGGCGACCGCGTTGAAGGGACGGGTTTCGTCACCCTCACCGCGACCCAGAAGGGTCAGCGGCCGAAGAACTTCAAGATGCGCCGCCGCGGCAGCAGACACCCGGCACCCGTCCCTACGCGTGACCTGATCACGATGCTGCGCCGCTCATCGGTGGCCCTTGCAGCGGAGAGCCCGGAGTTCGAGTCGTTCCTCGCCGATCTCCAGATCCCGTTTTCACGGATCGATATCTGCCGGTTCTGCCAGATCGAGGACAGGTTTGTCCCGGTAGATAAGGCGACCGGGGTGCGCTGCGGCGGGGAGTGGATCTGCATGGAGTGCGCGAAACGCGAGATGCGCCGTGAACTCGGCTACATGGGGAGGTTCGGCGGTTCTGTGCTCATCCATCTGGAGAAACTCCTTGCCCAGGTCCGGGATCTCGACCGGGTGCTGGCATCGGTTGGGCCAGAGCGGCCTGACCGGCGGCGGACGCTCTTTGACAGGCTTGAGGCTCACGAGATCGAGAAGACGCTGCATATCACCGATCTATCGCTGCCTCCTGCGTTCGTGAAGGCCGCCGGCGTCGATTATCTGATGCCCGTCCAGCACCTGGCCGTCCAGAGCGGCCTCCTTGAGGGGCAGCATCTCCTTGTGGTCTCGGCCACAGCGAGCGGCAAGACCTTCATCGGGGAGATGGCCGGGATGAAGAACTTCCTGGAGGGCCGGGGGAGGATGCTCTTCCTGGTTCCGCTGGTCGCGCTTGCGAACCAGAAGTACCAGCGGTTCCGGGACCGATACGGTCACCTTGTCCGTGTCGCCCTCCAGGTAGGGGTGAGCCGTCTCAACCTCCCGGAGACCCGGCCGGCCGGCGACCGTGACGTCAATGCTCCAGTGGTGGTCGGGACATACGAGGGTATAGACCACCTCCTCAGGACGGGGAAGACTCTGAAGGATATCGGGACGGTCGTGATCGATGAGGTCCAGATGCTCGAGGACGCGGAGCGCGGCCACCGTCTCGACGGGCTGATCGCACGTCTCAAGTATATCGCCCCTGACGCACAGTTCCTCTACCTCTCGGCAACGATCGGGGCACCCGGGCTGCTGGCAGAGAAACTCGGGGCGAACCTTGTCCGCTACGCGGAACGGCCGGTTCCGCTTGAGCGCCACCTCATATTTATCGAGCGGGAGAAGAAGATCGCGTTCATAAAGCAGATGGTCGCCGAGGAGTACCGGATGCGGTCTTCGAAGGGCTACCGGGGGCAGACGATCGTCTTTACAAACTCGCGGGCTCGCTGCCACGTCATCGCCGACGCCCTGGGTAAGATGGCTGTGCCATACCATGCGGGGTTGAGCGCCCAGGAGCGCCGGGAGGTCGAGCGGCGGTTCTCAAATGGGGAGGTTGCCGCTGTCGTGACCACGGCAGCGCTTGCTGCCGGTGTGGATTTCCCGGCGTCCCAGGTGATCTTTGATGCGCTTGCGATGGGGATCCAGTGGCTGACCGTCCAGGAGTTTCACCAGATGATGGGCCGGGCCGGCCGGCCGGACTTCCACGACCTTGGCCGGGTGGTCATCCTGGCGGAGCCCGGCGGGTCTTACTCCAGGACGTCCGGGAAGACCGAGGAGGAGGTTGCCATCGCCCTCCTGCGGGGCGAGATGGAGGAGGTCGCGCCGGAGTATGACCTGGAACAGAGCACCGAGGAGTTCGTCGCAAACGCCGTTGTCTGCGACGGCGACGAGCAGCAGATCATCCGGATGAACCGCATGATGGTCGGGACGCTGGAACCCGCCCTCCCGACACTCCTTGACTACGGACTGGTCAGGCGGCGGGGAGGGCGTATCGAACTCACCGATATGGCTCGAGTGATGGCAGAGCACTTCATCGGTGCTGAGCGGTTGATCCAGATCAGGGACCTTGTCCGCCGGGCGGACGATGCGGCCTGGATCGTGGCGGAACTCGAGTGCGCCGTCGATGAGGAGCGGTAG
- a CDS encoding MFS transporter, producing MKTARRIYTVLFISVFATMLGLGVVSPLLPLYAENLGATGIWLGIIFSAFALSRSVFMPIIGRLSDRQGRKWIILMGMFAYAVLSLAYIIADSVYSLTVVRFAHGIASAMVVPIAMAYIADLSEHGKEGSYMGNFSISMFLGMGVGPLLGGFLNDAFGMNSVFYTMAALSAFATLLVAVSLPEAKRASSAIKGAEPAPMRDIFRLPVMRGVMVFTLISALGRGGTMVFIPVFAPLIAISPSSVGVILSVNTFIMALLQVPVGRFTDRGNKVALIVVGSAIAAIALLIIPFSRSFWHLLVITSLIGVGGAIQQPSIMALTVDAGRTLGMGTSMGAYNTIFGIGMIIAPLIGGLFMDYIGIDAVFYAAGAISLLGTAIFAVMMQKAAGEINGGQNAGMVAGPAPDDLREQP from the coding sequence ATGAAAACAGCCAGACGCATATATACCGTCTTATTCATCTCCGTCTTTGCCACGATGCTCGGGCTTGGTGTTGTCAGCCCGCTTCTCCCCCTATACGCGGAGAACCTGGGTGCGACCGGGATCTGGCTCGGCATCATCTTCTCAGCCTTCGCGCTCTCCAGGTCGGTCTTCATGCCGATCATCGGGAGGCTGTCCGACCGCCAGGGGAGGAAGTGGATCATCCTCATGGGGATGTTTGCGTATGCCGTCCTCTCCCTCGCCTACATCATCGCCGACAGCGTCTACTCACTCACGGTTGTCCGGTTCGCCCACGGTATCGCCTCAGCGATGGTCGTCCCGATAGCAATGGCCTACATCGCCGACCTCTCGGAGCATGGAAAGGAAGGGAGTTATATGGGGAACTTCTCCATATCGATGTTCCTCGGCATGGGCGTAGGGCCGCTCCTCGGTGGTTTCCTCAACGACGCTTTCGGGATGAACTCGGTATTCTACACCATGGCCGCACTCTCGGCGTTTGCCACACTCCTGGTCGCTGTCTCACTCCCCGAAGCGAAACGCGCTTCTTCCGCGATCAAGGGCGCGGAACCCGCCCCGATGAGGGATATCTTCAGGCTGCCGGTCATGCGGGGTGTCATGGTCTTCACCCTGATCAGCGCTCTCGGCCGTGGAGGGACGATGGTCTTCATCCCCGTCTTTGCCCCGCTGATCGCGATCAGCCCGTCCAGTGTGGGGGTCATCCTCTCAGTGAACACCTTCATCATGGCGCTCCTCCAGGTGCCGGTAGGAAGGTTCACTGACAGGGGGAACAAAGTCGCCCTGATCGTCGTGGGATCGGCCATAGCAGCGATTGCACTTCTCATAATCCCCTTCTCGAGATCGTTCTGGCACCTGCTCGTGATAACCTCGCTGATCGGTGTCGGCGGCGCCATCCAGCAGCCGTCGATCATGGCGCTGACGGTCGATGCCGGCCGGACGCTGGGGATGGGGACGTCGATGGGCGCCTACAACACCATCTTCGGGATAGGCATGATCATAGCCCCGTTGATTGGGGGTCTCTTCATGGACTACATTGGTATAGATGCCGTATTCTACGCAGCCGGCGCTATAAGCCTCCTCGGGACAGCGATCTTCGCGGTTATGATGCAGAAGGCAGCAGGCGAGATAAACGGGGGACAGAACGCCGGGATGGTGGCGGGCCCGGCCCCGGATGACCTGCGGGAACAGCCTTGA
- a CDS encoding RNA-guided endonuclease InsQ/TnpB family protein: MVNYTLWSNIAALSQTKKRGRKIGKLRFKSAARYRTLNYNQSGFKIDREHSSITFSKIGTIPFNMHRPYTGKVKGVLITRSGDRWYVIIQTEQEVYKSKREGQSVGIDVGLNSFAVDSDGAVIENPRFYEHSLGRIKKIQRSLARKQRFSKNWKKAKRKLEKVYDHVTNQKNDFLHKLSRQYVDTYATICVEDLNIKYLKENGKSRGLRRSIHSASWGRFYSYLSYKAESAGTELVKVDPRDTTQMCSNCGSIVKKTLSERVHECPYCGFVADRDYNAAVNIHRVGMEQPFEPVEPRPLRHISVVQVLAMIAGKPRPRGAG; this comes from the coding sequence ATGGTCAACTACACCCTCTGGAGCAACATCGCTGCACTCTCGCAGACAAAGAAGAGAGGACGGAAGATCGGCAAACTCCGATTCAAGAGTGCAGCCCGGTACCGGACGCTCAATTATAATCAGTCGGGTTTCAAGATCGATCGCGAGCATAGTTCGATTACGTTCTCGAAGATCGGAACGATTCCGTTCAACATGCACCGACCCTACACCGGGAAGGTGAAGGGTGTCCTGATCACCCGTTCCGGCGATAGATGGTATGTGATCATTCAGACAGAGCAGGAGGTCTACAAGTCAAAGCGTGAAGGGCAGTCTGTCGGTATCGATGTCGGTCTGAACTCGTTTGCGGTCGATAGTGACGGTGCAGTGATCGAGAACCCCAGGTTCTATGAACATTCTCTGGGCAGGATCAAGAAGATCCAGCGGAGTCTTGCCCGGAAACAACGGTTCTCGAAAAACTGGAAGAAGGCAAAAAGGAAACTGGAGAAGGTCTATGATCATGTCACCAACCAGAAGAACGATTTCCTGCACAAACTCTCCCGTCAGTACGTTGACACCTATGCGACGATCTGTGTTGAAGACCTGAATATCAAGTATTTGAAAGAGAACGGCAAATCTCGCGGGCTCCGGAGAAGTATCCACAGTGCGTCGTGGGGACGATTTTATTCTTACCTCTCGTACAAGGCTGAAAGTGCTGGTACGGAACTCGTCAAAGTCGATCCCCGCGACACGACACAGATGTGTTCGAACTGTGGAAGCATCGTGAAAAAGACGCTCTCCGAGAGAGTCCACGAATGCCCATACTGTGGGTTTGTTGCCGATAGAGATTACAATGCTGCGGTAAATATCCACCGCGTGGGGATGGAACAGCCCTTTGAGCCTGTGGAGCCAAGACCTCTACGTCACATATCTGTGGTGCAAGTGTTGGCCATGATAGCCGGGAAGCCCCGCCCGAGAGGCGCGGGGTAG
- a CDS encoding helix-turn-helix domain-containing protein — MIVSYKYRAYPDATVETRLNTALDTCRWLYNKLLEECNTARENGISTTMQGMQARIVTLKEENPGTQGRIL; from the coding sequence ATGATCGTTTCCTACAAGTACCGAGCGTATCCAGACGCAACCGTGGAAACACGGCTGAACACTGCACTTGATACCTGTAGGTGGCTCTACAACAAACTTCTCGAAGAATGCAACACGGCACGAGAGAATGGAATCTCTACGACGATGCAAGGAATGCAGGCGCGGATCGTCACGCTGAAAGAGGAGAATCCTGGCACTCAAGGACGTATACTCTAA